From a single Brassica napus cultivar Da-Ae chromosome C9, Da-Ae, whole genome shotgun sequence genomic region:
- the LOC125592516 gene encoding uncharacterized mitochondrial protein AtMg00310-like: MKRDICTGIVDQIRQKAKGWSTRHLSPAGKMTLLKAVLSAMPNHSMSCYKLPKSLCKRIQSALIRFWWDSKPDERKISWVAWSTMTKSKRDGGLGFRDIQCFNDALLAKLSWRIMNSPECLLARIMKGKYFPYQDLLQATAPNSCSHGWRGILIGRNLLRDHLGWAIGDGESASVWKDLWLSTSACECPIAPPTKDSEFIKVAGLFLSSEREWDAGKVQALLPHLKDNILSIKPSKKGGPDKRI; this comes from the coding sequence ATGAAACGAGACATCTGCACTGGCATAGTTGATCAAATCAGACAGAAAGCAAAAGGGTGGTCTACAAGACACCTCTCCCCGGCTGGGAAAATGACACTCCTCAAAGCTGTCCTCTCAGCAATGCCTAACCACTCCATGTCCTGCTACAAATTGCCTAAATCCTTGTGTAAGAGAATCCAATCTGCGCTCATCAGATTCTGGTGGGATTCAAAACCTGATGAGAGAAAGATTTCATGGGTAGCATGGTCAACAATGACGAAATCAAAACGAGATGGAGGCTTAGGATTTAGAGACATCCAATGTTTTAACGACGCCTTGCTAGCTAAGCTGAGCTGGAGGATTATGAATTCACCTGAGTGTTTGCTAGCCAGAATCATGAAAGGAAAATACTTCCCGTACCAAGACCTCCTCCAAGCTACCGCCCCAAACTCTTGCTCCCACGGTTGGCGGGGTATTTTGATAGGCAGAAACCTCCTTCGCGACCACTTAGGTTGGGCCATTGGTGATGGTGAATCCGCAAGTGTGTGGAAAGACTTGTGGCTCTCAACCTCCGCGTGTGAATGCCCTATTGCCCCACCAACAAAAGACTCAGAATTTATCAAAGTCGCTGGGCTTTTCCTATCAAGCGAAAGAGAATGGGACGCTGGGAAGGTCCAAGCACTGCTCCCGCACCTGAAAGACAACATTTTGAGCATCAAACCTAGCAAAAAAGGGGGACCAGACAAAAGAATCTGA